In the Alistipes provencensis genome, GCTGACAAGTCGAAACTTCGCACCACGTCGCTGGGCATTCCGCTGCAATTCTCGTTCGACCCGGTCCGGCACCTGCGCATTGCGGTCGCGGGTTACTGCGATTTCACGCTCGGGTCCAATGTCATCTGTAAGAAGCCGAAGGAGAAGAACTCCCTTTCCGGGGTGAATCCCTTCCAGTTCGGGATCGGGGGCTCGGTCTCCTACCGCGGATTCGGCGTCTACGTCCGCTACGGCGTGACGTCGCTCTTCAAGAGCAGTGCGGGTCCGTCCTGCCATCCGGTGTCGTTCGGCGTCTGTGTCTTTATGTAAAACCGCAGGGCCATGAGACGATTGATATTGATCCTGCTGGTCATGCTGCCGTTCCTTGTCCGGGGGCAGAACGCCTCGTGGCGGTTCTTCGACCGCTATACCAAGGCCGAGGGGTTCACCAGCGTGCAGCTCGAGCGGAAAATGATGCGGATGATGAGCCGTCAGGCGGCCGAGAAGGGTGACGAGGGATTGGCCCAACTGCTTGAGGGTATCGAATATATCCGCATCGTGGCGCTCGATGCCGGGACGGGGGGTAGGCGGCAGTTCGTCGCCGATGCGGAGAAACTGGCCGCCACGCCGGACTACAAATTCCAACTGGTGATGTCCGGGACCGAGGAGGGGCAGACCACGAAATTCTACATCCGCGAGGCTTCGGCCACCGACAATTCGGAGCTGCTGATGCTGACCTACGGTGCGAAAGAAACGGTCGTGGTGAACATCTACGGCCGGTTCGACCTCAAGCAGGTCGCGCGCCTCTCGACGATACGGCCGAAGAAATAGTTTTGTACCTTTTGATGGCAAAAGGTACCCAAAAACACGGGCTTAAGAAGCCCGTTTTGTGGTCGGTTGCGGGTTTTCACG is a window encoding:
- a CDS encoding DUF4252 domain-containing protein translates to MRRLILILLVMLPFLVRGQNASWRFFDRYTKAEGFTSVQLERKMMRMMSRQAAEKGDEGLAQLLEGIEYIRIVALDAGTGGRRQFVADAEKLAATPDYKFQLVMSGTEEGQTTKFYIREASATDNSELLMLTYGAKETVVVNIYGRFDLKQVARLSTIRPKK